GACCTCGCCGCGGCGCAAGATCGGGCTGGTCCTGCTCTCGGGAACGACCGGGCAGATCGAGATCGGCGACGAAGTGCGGGCGCTTCTCGGAAACCTCTTCGGGCAGGCGGCACTGGCGCTCGAGACCAGCCGGCTGGTCGCCGAGCGCACTCGTCAGGCGGAGCTCGAACGCGAGCTCGAGATCGCCTCGAGCGTGCAGGCCCAGCTTCTGCCGCGCGTCCTGCATTTCGGCTCCGGCTGGTCGGTGGCGGCGGTCTGCCGCGCCGCGCGCCACGTCGGCGGCGATTTCTACACCGAGCTGCCGGCCGGAAAGAACGGCAATCGCGCCATCGTCTTCGGCGACGTGGCGGGCAAGTCGGTCGCCGGCGCCCTGGTGATGATGGCGGCGCACGAGGCGCTCCAGACCCTGGCTCTCTCGCATCGCGACCCCGAGACCCTGTTCGGGCTCGCCAACCGCAGGCTCTATGGTCTCGGCACGAAGAAGTCGTTCGTGGCGCTCGGCTGGGTGGCGGCCTCCGACGACGGCGAGGGGATCGACTACCTCCTCGCCGGCCAGCCGCAACTTCTGGTGCGCACGAGCGCGGGCGCCGTGCGCGAGCTGCCGCTGCCGCCGCATCGGCTGCCGCTCGGCGCGCTCCTCGACGGGCGTTACGTGGCGAGCCGCGCGGCGGTGGCGCCCGGCGACCTCGTGCTCGGCTACTCGGACGGCGTCACCGAAGCGCAGGCCCCCGACGGCGAGCTCTTCGGCGAAGAGCGGCTGGTGCAGGTTCTCCGCGCGGCCCGGGGGGGGCCGCACGAGATCATCGAGCAGGTCCTCACGGCGATCGCGGAGTTCACCCGCGGCGCCGATCCTTATGACGACATCACTCTCGTCGCCATCGCGCGGGACGGAGGAGGAGAAGCATGCGACGTCGCACACTGATCATCGTGCTGGTCACGGCCGCGGTGGCCGCGGCGGCGCTCTCGGTGCCCTGGCTGCTCGAGAAGCGCTCCGCCGACTGGACGACGAAGTCGCCCGCGGCTCTGGCGGCCTTCGAGGCCGGGCTCGACGCGCGGATGCGTTTCTACCTTCTCGACGCGGCGGCGAGCTTCCGCCGGGCGATCGAGCTCGACCCGCAGTTCGCGGCGGCCAGGGTTCAGCTCGCCGCGGTCACGACCGACGGCGAGGAGAGGAAGCTCCTGCGCAAGGAGCTCGAGGCCGTCGACCTCTCGCGCCTCAACGAGCGCGAGCGTTTCCTGGTCGAACTGGCACGCGTACCGCGCGAAAAGCAGTCGGAAATCAGCACCCGCTATCTCGCCAGCCATCCCGACGATTCGTGGGCGCTCTACGTCGCCGCTGGCCAGGCGTGGGACCGCGAGGACTGGGTCGCTGCGTCCGAGCTCTACACCCGCCTCCTCCGGGTCGACCCGAACTGGGCGCTGGCGCGCAACAACCTGGGCTACCTCGCGATGGCCCGGGCGCAGTTCGCCGAGGCCGAGGAGCAGTTTCGCACCTACGCCTACGTCGCACCCGACCAGGCCAACCCGCACGACTCACTGGGCGAGCTGCTCTCGCTGCTCGGCAGGTACGACGAGGCGCGCGCCGAGCTCGAGCGGGCGCTCGCGATCCGGCCGGACTTCTGTGCCTCGTATCAGCATCTGGCCGGTATCGCCGTTTTCGAGGGCAAGCCGGAGGAGATCCCGTCCCTGGCGGAACGCCTCGGCGAGCACTGCCCGGCCGAGATGCAGGCGGACCTCGAGTGCGAAGCCCGGTACTTCGCGGCTTTCATCTCGCGGGATTTCGACGCCCCGTGGCGCGACGGCTTCGCCACCTGCGGCGCCAAGAAGGGCGGTGGCGGCATCCTGACCCATCGCCTGGCGCTGCTCGCCGGGAGACAGGCCGAAGCCGACCGGGAGGAGGCCGCGTTGGCGAAGGCGGTCGAAGAGAGCAGCAAGCCGGGCTACCCCAAGGGAAGGGCCAGGGTCGTCCAGGTCGAAGCGCTGCACAACCAGGGTGTGCGCAAGCTCGGCGAAGGCGATCCCGGGGCGGCCGCGGATCTGTTCCGCGCTGCCGACGACCGCGCCTCGTTTTGGGGCGTCGACGAGGGGCGCATGAAGCTCTTCAACAAGCTCAACCTGGCGCTGGCGCTCGACCGCGCCGGCGAAGCGCAGGAGGCCGAGGCCGTGCTCGAGAGCGTTCGCGCCGTCAACCCGGCGTTCGCACGGACCTATCCGGAGCTCTCCTCGAGGACTCCCGGGAAGAGCTGACGCGCCGGGCGGCGCCGACGGTAGAGTTGCCTCCCGGATCCAGCCCGGGAGGGAGCTCAGCCATGTCGATCGATCGTCGCCGCCTGCTCGCATCCGTCGCCGCCGGTGCCGCTGCCAGTCTGCTCCCCTGGCGTCCCGCCGGAGCCGCCTCCCAGGAGGAACCCGGGGGCGCGTCGGCGCCCGGGGACGCGCCCCCCGCGCTCGGTGGCCTCCAGACGAGCATGAGCTGGAAGCGGGTGCGAATGGAGTTCGACCTCGCCCCCGACTGGATCCACCTGGGGACCTTCTACCTCGTTTCCCATCCACGGATGGTGCGCGAAGCGGTGGAGCGGTACCGCAAAGCCCTGGACGCCAATCCGCTGTCGATCGAGGAGCTCTTCGATTCCGCGCACGCCGACGACAATCTGGCGACGCGCAGCAAGGTGGCGCTCGCGGCCTACCTCGGCGGGCGCCGCGAGGAGATCGCGCTCACTCCCAACACGACGACCGGACTGGCGCTGCTCTACAACGGCCTGCGCATCCGCCCCGACCAGGAGATCCTGACCACCGAGCACGATCACTACGTCCATCACGAGTCGATTCGCTATGCGACGGATCGTTCGGGCGCGGACGTCCGTTTCGTGGCCTTGCACGACTTCCCGGCCGGCGCTGCCCGGGCCTCGGTCGCGGAGATGGCCGAACGGCTGCAGCGAGCGATCTCGCCGAAGACACGCGCGGTCGGCCTGACCTGGGTGCACTCCGCCACCGGCCTGAAGCTGCCGATCCCGGAACTGGCCGAAGTCGTCGCGCGGGCCAACTCGGGGCGAGCGGAAGCGGATCGTTGCCTGCTGATCGTCGACGGCGTGCACGGCTTCGGCGTGGAGAACGTCGACGCCGCGCAAATGGGGGCCGACTTCTTCGTGGCGTCGGCGCACAAGTGGCTGTTCGCGCCGCGCGGCACCGGCCTGATCTGGGGAAGGGAGGAGGCCTGGGCCGAGATCCGCCCGACGGTCCCGAACTTCGATCCCGACGGTGGCCGCGCCTTCGACGCCTGGCTCGAGCGCTCGGCGCTGCCGCCGACCCGCGCCGCCTTCGTCTCGCCCGGCGGCTTCACC
This genomic window from Thermoanaerobaculia bacterium contains:
- a CDS encoding aminotransferase class V-fold PLP-dependent enzyme; translation: MHLGTFYLVSHPRMVREAVERYRKALDANPLSIEELFDSAHADDNLATRSKVALAAYLGGRREEIALTPNTTTGLALLYNGLRIRPDQEILTTEHDHYVHHESIRYATDRSGADVRFVALHDFPAGAARASVAEMAERLQRAISPKTRAVGLTWVHSATGLKLPIPELAEVVARANSGRAEADRCLLIVDGVHGFGVENVDAAQMGADFFVASAHKWLFAPRGTGLIWGREEAWAEIRPTVPNFDPDGGRAFDAWLERSALPPTRAAFVSPGGFTAYEHQFAIADALEFHRLLGRSRITSRIHKLNSRLRRGLAKMPGVTLHTPAESSLSAGIVCFEVAGLTPGAVVAKLAERRIHATTTPYKHSFARLAAGIMNLEEEIDTAIAAVRDLTRA